One Saccharopolyspora erythraea NRRL 2338 genomic region harbors:
- a CDS encoding acyl-CoA dehydrogenase family protein, producing MDFELTDEHRLIVDTVRRFVATELDPHEDEVERLDEVPPGLAERIRDRALAAGLYAANMPEELGGGGLDAVGMALVERELGRAGYALQMLVARPSNILQACEGEQRERYLLPAIRGERHDCLAMTEPGAGSDVRSMTTRAVRDGDDYVLNGTKHFISHADAADFVILFAATGTERTPRGEKNLITAFLVDLDTPGLTVRRGSSCVSHRGYHQCELSFEDCRIPAGQRLGEEGRGFELMGQWLGASRLSVAATSVGRGRRVLELATEWAAQREQFGQPIGRFQGVGFQLADMATELDAAELLTLRAAWKLDQDAMTDQDAAMAKLFASEALGRITDRAVQIFGGMGLMAELPVERFWRDARVERIWDGTSEIQRHIISRSMLRPLGA from the coding sequence GTGGATTTCGAACTCACCGACGAGCACCGCCTGATCGTCGACACCGTCCGCAGGTTCGTGGCCACCGAGCTCGACCCGCACGAAGACGAGGTGGAGCGACTCGACGAGGTGCCGCCCGGGCTCGCCGAGCGGATCCGCGACCGTGCGCTGGCGGCCGGCCTGTACGCGGCGAACATGCCGGAGGAGCTCGGAGGCGGCGGGCTCGACGCCGTCGGCATGGCGTTGGTGGAGCGAGAACTGGGTCGCGCCGGTTATGCGTTGCAGATGCTGGTCGCCCGGCCGAGCAACATCCTGCAGGCGTGCGAGGGCGAGCAGCGCGAGCGCTACCTGCTGCCCGCCATCCGGGGTGAACGCCACGACTGCCTCGCCATGACCGAGCCCGGCGCGGGATCGGACGTGCGCTCCATGACCACGCGCGCGGTCCGCGACGGTGACGACTACGTGCTCAACGGCACCAAGCACTTCATCAGCCACGCCGACGCGGCGGACTTCGTCATCCTGTTCGCCGCCACCGGAACCGAACGGACTCCGCGCGGCGAGAAGAACCTGATCACCGCTTTCCTGGTCGACCTGGACACCCCCGGGCTCACCGTCCGGCGCGGCTCGTCCTGCGTGTCCCACCGCGGCTACCACCAGTGCGAGCTGTCCTTCGAGGACTGCCGGATCCCCGCGGGCCAGCGGCTGGGCGAAGAGGGGCGCGGGTTCGAGCTGATGGGGCAGTGGCTGGGCGCCAGCAGGCTGAGCGTCGCGGCCACCAGCGTCGGCCGGGGCAGGCGGGTCCTGGAGCTGGCGACCGAGTGGGCGGCGCAACGCGAGCAGTTCGGCCAGCCGATCGGCCGCTTCCAGGGAGTCGGGTTCCAGCTCGCCGACATGGCCACCGAGCTCGACGCCGCGGAGCTGCTCACCCTGCGCGCGGCCTGGAAGCTCGACCAGGACGCGATGACCGACCAGGACGCCGCGATGGCCAAGCTGTTCGCCTCCGAGGCGCTCGGGCGCATCACCGACCGCGCGGTGCAGATCTTCGGCGGCATGGGCCTGATGGCCGAGCTGCCGGTCGAGCGGTTCTGGCGGGACGCCCGGGTCGAGCGGATCTGGGACGGCACCAGCGAGATCCAGCGCCACATCATCTCCCGGTCGATGCTGCGCCCGCTGGGAGCCTGA
- a CDS encoding DUF4185 domain-containing protein, translated as MRKVKDLTGPGRTDHFGIGGTDLGVMAVAPDGRLVSVFGDTFERAGVGGRGWRSPVVLFGDPATARTGVEWTGSTGAGAYAAQALPYHHDSVINGLHVSTVIPTDLITIGGAMYLHVMVCQGIGNVHWTEVHRSTDNGETWQHTGATWPGDHHGGLFQMLTWAPGDDGYVYAFSTGFQRDKGLILQRVPADRVADPGAWEGWGFRDGAWAWGNPPTIALTGAYGELCLRPVGGRWLLSFFDAGNYRIDVMNMALPTSNLYEAPRTTVLHGTAWGREDHACGHVAQLYGGYIVPGSTLDDLHLVVSQWNTERNWPYRAMQFAGSAPAAG; from the coding sequence ATGCGCAAGGTGAAGGACCTGACCGGGCCGGGCCGCACGGACCACTTCGGCATCGGCGGCACCGACCTCGGGGTCATGGCGGTCGCGCCGGACGGCAGGCTGGTGTCGGTGTTCGGCGACACCTTCGAGCGGGCCGGCGTGGGCGGGCGCGGCTGGCGGTCGCCGGTCGTGCTGTTCGGGGATCCGGCGACCGCCCGCACGGGTGTGGAGTGGACCGGTTCGACCGGCGCCGGTGCCTACGCCGCGCAGGCGCTGCCCTACCACCACGACTCGGTGATCAACGGCCTGCACGTCAGCACCGTGATCCCCACCGACCTCATCACGATCGGTGGCGCGATGTACCTGCACGTGATGGTGTGCCAGGGAATCGGCAACGTGCACTGGACCGAGGTGCACCGCTCGACCGACAACGGCGAGACCTGGCAGCACACCGGCGCGACGTGGCCCGGCGACCACCACGGCGGGCTGTTCCAGATGCTCACCTGGGCGCCGGGCGACGACGGCTACGTCTACGCCTTCTCCACCGGCTTCCAGCGCGACAAGGGTCTGATCCTGCAGCGGGTCCCGGCCGACCGGGTGGCCGATCCGGGCGCGTGGGAAGGCTGGGGCTTCCGTGACGGCGCGTGGGCGTGGGGCAACCCGCCCACGATCGCCCTCACCGGCGCGTACGGTGAGCTCTGCCTGCGCCCCGTCGGCGGCCGGTGGCTGCTGTCGTTCTTCGACGCGGGCAACTACCGCATCGACGTGATGAACATGGCACTGCCCACGTCGAACCTGTACGAAGCACCACGCACCACGGTGTTGCACGGCACGGCGTGGGGCCGCGAGGACCACGCGTGCGGGCACGTCGCCCAGCTCTACGGCGGCTACATCGTGCCCGGCTCCACCCTCGACGACCTGCACCTGGTGGTCAGCCAGTGGAACACCGAGCGGAACTGGCCGTACCGGGCGATGCAGTTCGCCGGGAGCGCCCCCGCCGCAGGCTGA
- a CDS encoding WhiB family transcriptional regulator produces MERDTTNWRDQAACLDEDPELFFPVSEVGPGARQAAAAKAVCARCPVRSECLDHALENGLDHGVFGGMTDRERRALSRRSSNQAA; encoded by the coding sequence ATGGAGCGCGACACGACGAACTGGCGGGACCAGGCCGCCTGCCTGGACGAGGACCCCGAGCTGTTCTTCCCGGTGTCCGAGGTGGGCCCCGGCGCCCGGCAGGCCGCGGCGGCCAAGGCCGTGTGCGCCCGCTGCCCGGTGCGGTCGGAGTGCCTGGACCACGCCCTGGAGAACGGCCTGGACCACGGCGTCTTCGGTGGGATGACCGACCGCGAGCGCCGCGCGCTGTCCCGCAGGTCCTCGAACCAGGCCGCCTGA
- a CDS encoding acetate--CoA ligase family protein — MATHGDLRRLLAPERIAVVGGDAAAEAVRQCRRIGFGGEIWPVNPRRTEVAGLECHPDVASLPGVPDAAFVAVPGRATVEVVAELAALGCGGAVCHASGFAEHGGVALQQWLVAAAGTMPLIGPNCIGTLNYLDGVAMWPDQHGGRRVDSGVAVITQSGNIGQNLTMQRRSLPLAQLVTLGNAAVTGVADLVAAMLEDPRITAIGLHLEGIDDAAGLADVALEALRRRVPVVVLKSGSSELGARANLSHTSSLAGPDVLCDALFRRCGMARVHEIGAFVETLKFLHVHGALAGTRFASASCSGGEAALVADLADERGLPLPEFPEVVRRGLRRVLGERVAVANPLDYHTYVWGRRDELTECFTAFLGAGFDTHLLLLDFPREDRCSGESWSVAAEAYVEAHRRTGASACVVSWLPEGMPEAVGDRLLGEGIAAMQGVADCLDAIGAAARIGAAQDAVDRILPVRTAFRVRTVEPAGSDGVVHLLDEWAGKRALAEHGLPVPAGVVTGARDAADAAARLGFPVVVKALGVAHKSDVGGVRVGLTDERQVREAVDGMSGVAERFLVERMVGGAVAELIVGVRRDPLFGTALTVGAGGVLVELVADAVTLLLPASPADVRDALRGLRIWPLLAGFRGPGADVDAVVDAVGAIADYAHGTDDLVELDVNPLLALPEGTAAVDVLIRRRGGNP, encoded by the coding sequence GTGGCCACGCATGGGGACCTGCGCAGGCTGCTCGCACCCGAGCGCATCGCCGTCGTCGGCGGCGATGCCGCGGCCGAGGCGGTGCGGCAGTGCCGCCGGATCGGGTTCGGCGGCGAGATCTGGCCGGTGAACCCCCGGCGGACCGAGGTCGCGGGACTCGAGTGCCACCCGGACGTCGCGTCGCTGCCCGGCGTGCCCGACGCCGCGTTCGTCGCGGTGCCCGGACGAGCGACGGTCGAGGTGGTGGCCGAGCTGGCCGCCCTCGGTTGCGGTGGCGCGGTCTGCCACGCGTCGGGGTTCGCCGAGCACGGCGGAGTGGCGTTGCAGCAGTGGCTCGTGGCGGCCGCGGGGACGATGCCGCTGATCGGGCCCAACTGCATCGGCACGCTCAACTACCTCGACGGCGTTGCGATGTGGCCGGATCAGCACGGCGGTCGCCGGGTGGACAGCGGCGTCGCGGTGATCACCCAGAGCGGCAACATCGGCCAGAACCTCACCATGCAGCGCCGTTCGCTGCCGCTGGCCCAGCTGGTCACCCTCGGCAACGCGGCCGTGACCGGGGTGGCCGACCTCGTCGCGGCGATGCTGGAGGACCCGCGGATCACCGCGATCGGCCTGCACCTGGAAGGCATCGACGACGCCGCGGGCCTGGCCGACGTGGCGCTGGAAGCGCTGCGCAGGCGGGTTCCGGTGGTGGTGCTCAAGTCCGGCAGCTCCGAGCTGGGCGCGCGGGCCAACCTCAGCCACACGAGCTCGCTCGCGGGTCCGGACGTGCTCTGCGACGCGCTGTTCCGGCGTTGCGGCATGGCCAGGGTGCACGAGATCGGCGCGTTCGTGGAGACGCTGAAGTTCCTCCACGTCCACGGTGCCCTGGCGGGAACCCGCTTCGCCTCCGCGAGCTGCTCCGGGGGAGAGGCCGCGCTCGTCGCCGACCTGGCCGACGAGCGCGGACTGCCGCTGCCGGAGTTCCCGGAGGTTGTACGCCGGGGGCTGCGGCGGGTCCTGGGCGAGCGGGTCGCGGTGGCCAACCCGCTCGACTACCACACCTACGTCTGGGGTCGGCGGGACGAGCTGACCGAGTGCTTCACGGCGTTCCTCGGCGCGGGCTTCGACACCCACCTGCTGCTGCTCGACTTCCCGCGCGAGGACCGCTGCTCGGGCGAGTCGTGGTCGGTCGCCGCGGAGGCCTACGTCGAGGCGCATCGCCGCACCGGGGCGTCCGCCTGCGTCGTGAGCTGGCTGCCCGAGGGGATGCCCGAGGCGGTGGGGGACCGGCTCCTCGGCGAGGGCATCGCTGCGATGCAGGGCGTGGCCGACTGCCTGGACGCGATCGGCGCCGCGGCGCGGATCGGCGCGGCCCAGGACGCGGTGGATCGGATTCTTCCCGTGCGGACGGCTTTTCGGGTGCGGACGGTGGAACCGGCCGGCTCTGACGGCGTGGTGCACCTGCTCGACGAGTGGGCGGGCAAGAGGGCGCTGGCCGAGCACGGGCTCCCGGTGCCCGCGGGCGTCGTGACCGGTGCCCGCGATGCCGCGGACGCCGCAGCCAGGCTGGGATTCCCAGTGGTGGTCAAAGCGTTGGGGGTCGCGCACAAGAGCGACGTCGGTGGTGTCCGGGTCGGGCTGACCGACGAGCGCCAGGTGCGGGAGGCGGTCGACGGCATGTCCGGGGTCGCGGAGCGCTTCCTGGTGGAGCGCATGGTCGGCGGTGCCGTCGCGGAGCTGATCGTCGGCGTGCGGCGCGATCCGCTCTTCGGGACGGCGTTGACCGTCGGCGCAGGCGGAGTTCTGGTCGAGCTGGTCGCCGACGCGGTCACGCTGCTGCTGCCGGCCTCCCCGGCCGACGTCCGCGACGCGCTGCGCGGCCTGCGGATCTGGCCGCTGCTGGCGGGTTTTCGCGGTCCGGGCGCCGATGTGGACGCGGTGGTCGACGCGGTCGGCGCGATCGCCGACTACGCGCACGGCACCGACGACCTGGTCGAACTCGACGTGAACCCGCTGCTGGCCCTGCCGGAGGGCACCGCGGCGGTGGACGTGCTCATCCGGCGACGAGGAGGCAACCCATGA
- a CDS encoding alpha/beta hydrolase, with protein sequence MHLDPELAAALPALPDLHIHDLAAARERMAQLAARAEVPATEGLGIVDKSVRAADGTLVPIRVCRPLDVAGPLPALLLLHGGGFVMGSLESTTPQSVALCTGLPAFVVAVGYRLAPEHPYPAALRDSEAALRWVADAEGVDTARIGVYGMSAGGGLAAALTLLVRDRGGPPIRFQLLDAPEVDDRLETPSARTFDDTPLWNRADAELSWRHYLSGCDGRVPAYAAPARADDLSGLPPAYVSVYENDPLRDEGIAYASALLRAGVSVELHLFPGTFHRSAIIAGAQVSRRQAAETLAILRRALHPEASGQ encoded by the coding sequence ATGCATCTCGACCCCGAGCTGGCGGCGGCGCTGCCGGCGCTACCGGATCTGCACATCCACGATCTCGCCGCGGCACGTGAGCGGATGGCGCAGCTCGCCGCCCGCGCGGAGGTGCCCGCGACCGAGGGGCTCGGCATCGTCGACAAGTCGGTCCGCGCCGCTGACGGCACCCTGGTGCCGATCCGGGTGTGCCGGCCGCTCGACGTCGCCGGGCCGCTGCCCGCGCTGCTCCTGCTGCACGGCGGCGGATTCGTCATGGGGAGCCTGGAGTCGACCACCCCGCAGTCGGTGGCGCTGTGCACCGGGCTGCCCGCTTTCGTCGTCGCGGTCGGCTACCGGCTGGCCCCCGAACACCCGTACCCGGCCGCGCTGCGCGACAGCGAGGCGGCGCTGCGCTGGGTCGCCGACGCCGAAGGCGTCGACACCGCGCGGATCGGCGTGTACGGGATGAGCGCGGGCGGCGGGCTCGCCGCCGCGCTCACCCTGCTGGTGCGCGACCGGGGCGGTCCGCCGATCCGGTTCCAGCTGCTCGACGCCCCCGAAGTCGACGACCGGCTGGAAACGCCGTCGGCACGCACGTTCGACGACACCCCGCTGTGGAACCGCGCCGACGCGGAGCTGAGCTGGCGGCACTACCTCAGCGGCTGCGACGGGCGGGTACCCGCGTACGCGGCGCCCGCGCGCGCCGACGACCTCTCCGGACTGCCCCCGGCCTACGTGTCGGTGTACGAGAACGATCCGTTGCGCGACGAGGGGATCGCCTACGCGTCCGCGCTGCTGCGAGCCGGTGTGTCCGTCGAGCTGCACCTGTTCCCCGGCACGTTCCACCGGTCCGCGATCATCGCGGGTGCGCAGGTGTCGCGCCGCCAGGCGGCCGAAACCCTCGCGATCCTGCGCCGCGCCCTGCACCCGGAGGCATCCGGGCAGTAG
- a CDS encoding carnitinyl-CoA dehydratase has product MTDAVRTDADGGVLTVTLDRPKANAIDVATSRALHEAFVRLRDDDSLRVAVVTGAGERFFSAGWDLKAGEEIDADHGRGGFAGLTEFFDLDKPVIAAVNGLALGGGFELALAADLVVAAEHAEFALTEVTLGMVADSGGVLRLPERLPRAVAAEMLLTGRRMTAAEAHRWGLVTSVVPASDLPAEATALAHRIRAGAPLAVAAVKEILRETAALDVESGYRLLRGGGLPNYRAMLASEDAREGPRAFAEKRPPQWTGR; this is encoded by the coding sequence ATGACCGACGCGGTGCGCACCGATGCCGACGGCGGCGTGCTGACGGTGACGCTGGACCGCCCGAAGGCCAACGCCATCGACGTGGCCACCAGCCGCGCTCTGCACGAGGCGTTCGTCCGGTTGCGCGACGACGACTCGTTGCGCGTGGCGGTGGTGACCGGCGCGGGGGAGCGCTTCTTCTCGGCGGGCTGGGACCTGAAGGCGGGGGAGGAGATCGACGCCGACCACGGCCGGGGCGGCTTCGCCGGCCTGACCGAGTTCTTCGACCTGGACAAGCCGGTGATCGCGGCCGTCAACGGGCTCGCGCTGGGCGGCGGGTTCGAGCTCGCGCTGGCGGCCGACCTGGTGGTCGCCGCCGAGCACGCGGAGTTCGCGCTCACCGAGGTCACCCTCGGGATGGTCGCCGACTCGGGCGGCGTGCTGCGGCTGCCCGAGCGCCTGCCGCGCGCGGTGGCGGCCGAGATGCTGCTGACCGGCAGGCGGATGACCGCCGCGGAGGCGCACCGGTGGGGTCTGGTCACCAGCGTCGTGCCCGCCTCGGACCTGCCCGCCGAGGCCACCGCGCTGGCGCACCGCATCCGCGCCGGTGCGCCGCTGGCCGTCGCGGCGGTCAAGGAGATCCTGCGCGAGACCGCGGCGCTCGACGTCGAGTCCGGGTACCGGCTGCTCCGCGGCGGCGGGCTCCCGAACTACCGCGCGATGCTCGCGTCGGAGGACGCCCGGGAGGGACCGCGCGCCTTCGCCGAGAAGCGTCCTCCACAGTGGACCGGACGCTGA